The region ACATCATTTTCCGTAGTGAATGTTTCGAGTAGTGGAGAAAGAAGTATATTACATTATTTGGGTACTAATGAATATTTAAATATAGAGGATATTAATTTTGATATATTTAATGATGCTGAATATTTATACATTGGTGGTGTATATGGACTAAGTACTCTTGATAAACAAATAAAAGATGTAGCTCATAAAGCCAAATTATCAAATCCAAATTTGAAAATTTTATTAGATGTAATTTATGACGACAATATTAATGATGATAGTTTAATTGAAGATAGTTTTAAGTTTATAGATTTCTTTATTCCAAATTATAATGAAGCAAAAAAAATGTCAGGAAAAAGTAACTTAGAAGAAATAAGTGCTTATTTTCTTAATAAAGGAATTAAAAATGTAATTATTACCTTAGGGAAAGATGGTATTTTTTTTGCAAACAAAGAAAATTCATATGAGATTGAAGGAAGAAAAATAAAGGCTATAGATGTAACAGGAGCAGGAGATGCTTTTGCATCAGGATTACTTGGAGCCTTAGTAAATGGATATGAGCTGAAAAAAGCTGTGGAAATAGGAAATAATATAGCCGCGATAAGCACAACAGTAGTTGGAGCATCTGAGGGTATTGTTGAATTTGATAAACTCATTTTATTGTAAAAACGTAGGTATAATTAGCAAATTTATACTTGCTAAAGTTAATAATTAAGACAATTATATAATATTCATCAAAAATTTGCTCGCATCAGTATTTATTGATGAATATTATATGATTTAGATTTTCCGGGAGGTTAATATGGTGAATAATATTCAATATTTAAAAAAGTGTGCAAGCATAATTAGAAAAGATACATTTGAAAGTATAGTAAATGCAAATTCAGGACATCTTGGAGGAAGTTTATCATTGGTCGAAATTTTAACGGTTATGTATTATTCAGTATTAAATTTAAATGATTTTAAAGATGAAAGAGATAGGGTAGTACTTTCAAAGGGACATGGTGTACCAGCGCTATATTGTGTCTTAGCTAATAAAGGAATAATTGATAAGCAGTTATTATGGACTTTAAGAAATATAGATAGTCCATTGCAGGGACACCCTGATTGTAGAAAGGTTAAAGGAATTGATATGTCTTCAGGATCGTTAGGACAAGGATTATCAGTTGGAATAGGATTTGCATTAGGTCAGAAATTGAAAGGACAAAAATATAAAACTTATGTAATTTTAGGAGATGGAGAATTAAATGAAGGTCAAATTTGGGAAGCCGCTATGTTCGCTGCTACTAATAAAATAAATAACTTAGTAGCAATAATAGATTGCAATAAGTTACAGCTTGATGGAACTACTGAAGAAATATTAGATATAGGAGACTTGGAAGGAAAATGGAAAAGTTTTGGATGGAGTGCTATAGATTGTGATGGACACAATGTAGAGGAATTATTAAAAGCTTTTGATTCTACAAAGCATCAGGATAGACCAACTGTTATAATTGCACATACTATAAAAGGAAAGGGAATTTCATTTATGGAGAATAACGTGGAGTATCATGGAATGATTCCTAATGATCAATTAAAGAGTATAGCACGTTCTGAGCTTGAAAAGGAGATGGAAGAATGGGGCAAAATATAAGTACAAATAATTTATACGGTAATGCACTAGTTGATATAGGTAAAAAGTATAAAAAGTTAATTGTTATGGATGCGGATATTTCACGAGCATCGTATACATGTTTATTCAAAGATTCATTTCAAAATAGATTCATAAATGTAGGAATAGCAGAACAAAATATGATTTCAATAGCAGCAGGACTTGCTTCCATGGGATATATTCTAATTGTAAATTCTTTAGCTAAATTTATATCAACAAGGTCATTAGATCAAATAATTAATAGTGTGGCATATCCAAATTTGAATGTAAACATAGTTGGGATATATTCAGGTTTATCAATTGGTAAAGATGGTGCAACTCATCAATGTTTAGAAGATATTGCAATAATGAGAGCAATACCTAATATGACAGTAATATGTCCAGGTTATAATGATGAAATTGAAACATTGTTAGAGCAATGTATTAGAATTGATGGTCCTGTTTACATTAGATTATGTGAAGGCTTAGGGAAAATGACATGTTCAAAAGAAAAATTGGCTATAGGCAAAGGTATTAAAATTACTTCTGGAAACGATTTAACAATAGTGACCACTGGTGTTATGACATCAATAGTTTATAGGGCATTAGAAGAAGCAGAGCTTATTTCTAAGGTAGAGTTAATTTATCTACATACGCTAAAACCTATTGATAAGTATATCATAATTGAAAGTGCAGAAAAAAATAAAAAAGTATTGACTTTTGAAGATCACAATCTATTAGGTGGTCTAGGTAGTATAGTAAGTGATATTCTTAGTGAACGAAAAGATATAATAGTAAAAAAATATGGAATAAATGATTCGTTTGGATGTTCAGGTACATTTTTAGAATTGATTAAAAAGTTCTCATTATCAAAAGAAGATATCATTGATATTATAAAAAGGGAGTTACTTACAGAATAAATTAATCTGTTGTGCTAGTTGATTAACCAAAATAATAGCAAATTTACTATGTAAAAAACTCCAGCAATTATGTTAACCTATCATTGACAACCAATCAAGATAGGAGGATAACATATGCTAGAGTTCAATAAATATTTTACCAAAGAAATCAAAAAAATAAAAAACTTTATTACAGTAGTTTATGCCATAGTAGACGGTATTTGCCAAGAATCAACCCCAGCACATATAAAAAATCGTAAAAATATAAAGTATTCAATTTCTCAACTAACTGAACAATTAAATCTAAATAATGTTAAAACTAAATCTTTATTGGGGTTAATAATAACAAGGCTGAGAACTAAGATTCTAAGCCATAATATATGTTATTTTATAAACAAATGTTTAGGTAAAAATGTAGATATAGGTAAAATCAAAGAACTAATATTTGATTGATATATTCATTTTCAGAATTGTAGATAATTTTTTTGCTTTTAGTATTACCATAATCTTCATGATAGTTAAATATCAATAATTTTTACTAGCACAACAAGTTAAATTATTAATATAACAGAAGGGTGGAAGAAAGATGGGGATTTATGACGTGGAAAATAAAGACATAAATAAGCTCATGAAAAATCTAAAACAAAGAAATATAAATTCATGTTTTTTTAGTAATAGACTTGAAGCAAAAAATGCATTGATAAATAAAATACCGAGTGATAGTCTTATCGCTTTTGGTGGATCAACAACAATAAAAGAATTAGGTTTAGTCGATTATTTAATAAATAATCAATATAAAGTTTTAAACAGATTTGAGAAAGATATTTCCAAAGAGGAAAAAATAGAAATTGAAAGAAAGTCATTATTAGCAGATATTTTTATTACTGGAAGTAATGCTTTAACAATTGATGGTGAATTAATTAATATGGATCATACAGGTAATAGAGTATCAGCAATGCTCTTTGGACCTAAAAAAGTATATATTGTAGTGGGAGTTAATAAAATAGTAAATTCTATAGAGGAAGGAATTAGAAGAGTAAAAACAGTTGCAGCACCATTAAATGCCAAAAGGGCTAAAGATGAATATAATCCTCCTTGTTTAAAAAATGGACAATGTGTAAACTGTAATTCAAAAGACAGTATTTGTAATAGTTTAGTTATTATGAGTAGACAGTATATACCAGAAAGAGTTACGATATTTATTATTAATGAAGAATTAGGATTTTAATGTTTAATTCTGTGATATTTAAAATAAAAATTACCTTAGTAATTTAACTTGTATATTTAATTTATAGAGAGGTGGAATTTGTAATGAAAGTTTATGACACAATACAAAAGTATAAAAAAATTATTAATAATCAATTTTTAGTAATACTGATAGGGACATTTTTAACAGCACTAACATATTCAATGATGTTTCCGTATTTTGCCATATATTTGAAAGAAAAACTGTTATTATCAGCTACAGCTGCGGCTACAATCATAATGGTATTTACAGGATTTAGAAGACAGGGAGTACTTATTGGAGGAATATTAATTGACAGATTCGGGCATAAGAAGTTATTTTGTATAGGACTCTTTATACATGTAATATTTTATTTTGGGATGTCAATGACTACAAATTATGTAGCAATATTGATTTTAACTATACTTTCTACAATAGGTGGGGCTTTGACTATTCCTACTGTTCGTACTCTGACTATTTCAAATGTAGATGATCAATATAAAGTTGAGGCTTTTGGATTGAGGGCTATGACGTTTAATTTTGCTATAGCTATTGGACCAGTAATAGGAAGTTATGTAGCGAATTATTCATTTAGTACTCTTTTTATAGGATGTGGTATTTCTTATTTTATATATTTTATTATGGTTTTGTTAACGTTTGAAGAGGTGAAAAGTTTAAATAAAAGTACCAAGGCTCTAGTAACGTCGATTAAGGATATTAAAACTAACCGTCCAGCATTAATAATATTGGCAATGAGCTTTATTTTCTTCTTTTTAAGCTCTCAAGCCTCATCTACTATTCCAATGTATTTAAAAAGTTCAATAAAAGTTTCTAATATTAAAATAGGAATCTTATTTACAGTTTCAGCAGTTGTGTCAGTAGCTTTCCAACAGATTATTGCAGGAATTACAAGTAAATTGAGTTATGCGAGAGTTTTTCTTATTACATTAATATTGTTAACTGGAGCATTATCGATATATATAGTTAGTGAAAATTATTATATGTTTATATTAAGCATTATAATAATGACTTTTGCAGAACTGATATGTATACCAGTAATGTATTCTGCCATGATAAAGGTGGCGCCTAGCAATTTAAAAGGAACTTACTCAGGATTTGCTGTTTTTTTTGAAGGATTAGGAACATCTTTAGGAGTATATGCTGGAGGAATATTTTTGGATAAGTTTAATTTAAAAGGTGGATGGATAGTGTTAACATTAATTGGGGTTGTATCTATCATTTTATTAAAGTTATTTGCAGAGAAAACAATTAGTATTAATACTAATTGTACTATATCTAAAAGCTAATATAAATTTTAGGTATAGTAAATATGAGTTTTCTTTGGTAAAAGATTAAAGCATTAGATGATAATAGTTAAAAATAAAATATAGAAAACATGCCAATAAAATTAATAATTACTATTTAATATTAGCAGTGATTTAGAGTTTGTTTATTTTGTATAGTTAAGTTTTACTTAATATAAATTATTAAAATAAATATGAGGTGAAAGTATGAAAGAGATATTAAAAATGTATATTAATGGTGAGTGGGTATTATCTGAGTCAGGAAAAGTTCGTAATATAATAAATCCTGCAAATAATGAAATAATTGTAACGGTAACTGATGGAACTGAAGAAGATGTAATTAAAGCTACAAATGCTGCCCAAAAAGCTTTTTACGACGATGACTGGATGGGTACTCAAGCAGTAGAAAGAGCTAGACTACTATATAAGGTGGCAGATCTGTTAGAAGAAAATTTAAATGCCTTTGCGGAATTAGAAACTTTAAATACTGGAAAGCCTATTAGAGAAGCAGAAACGGATATAACTAAGTCAATTACTTGTTTTCGCTATTATGCTGGACTTGCAACAAAGCCACATGGTATGACTTATGAAGTGCCAGATGATATTCAAGCATTGGTAGTAAGGGAACCTATTGGTGTTTGTGGAATTATTGTACCTTGGAATTTTCCATTGCTTATGGCTGTTTGGCAACTTGCTCCAGCTTTAGCTGCTGGTAATACAATAATACTTAAACCATCTGAATTAACACCATTAACTGCAATAAAATTATTTGAAGTGTTTGAGAAGGTAGGATTCCCAAAAGGTGTAGTAAATCTAGTATTAGGGAATGGCAAAAATGTTGGAGCAGAGATTGCAGCAAATGTTGATGTAGATAAAATATCTTTTACTGGTGGAACTAAGACAGGAAAAAGTATAATGGTTGCTGCAAGTTCTAATATTAAAAAAATGTCTTTAGAATTAGGCGGGAAATCACCAAACATAGTTTTTGAGGATGTAGATTTAGATATAGCGGTAGATTATGCATTATTTAGTATATTTACAGGCCAAGGCCAAGTATGCGTTGCTGGCTCAAGATTGTTGCTTCAAGAAAGTATATATGATAAATTTATATATAAATTAGTAGAAAGAGCGCAAAAAATTCGAGTAGGAAATGGAAAAGATAAAAATACCGAAATGGGACCTTTAATTTCTGAAGCTCAT is a window of Sporanaerobacter acetigenes DSM 13106 DNA encoding:
- a CDS encoding carbohydrate kinase family protein, whose protein sequence is MNKIVCLGAIVVDLILSPIDSLPTLGNLKTIEKVSWNTGGCALNCSTNLTKMGIETTLIGAIGDDILGNWIVKKCINNGVDTKNIVIKNKYTSFSVVNVSSSGERSILHYLGTNEYLNIEDINFDIFNDAEYLYIGGVYGLSTLDKQIKDVAHKAKLSNPNLKILLDVIYDDNINDDSLIEDSFKFIDFFIPNYNEAKKMSGKSNLEEISAYFLNKGIKNVIITLGKDGIFFANKENSYEIEGRKIKAIDVTGAGDAFASGLLGALVNGYELKKAVEIGNNIAAISTTVVGASEGIVEFDKLILL
- a CDS encoding transketolase, with amino-acid sequence MNNIQYLKKCASIIRKDTFESIVNANSGHLGGSLSLVEILTVMYYSVLNLNDFKDERDRVVLSKGHGVPALYCVLANKGIIDKQLLWTLRNIDSPLQGHPDCRKVKGIDMSSGSLGQGLSVGIGFALGQKLKGQKYKTYVILGDGELNEGQIWEAAMFAATNKINNLVAIIDCNKLQLDGTTEEILDIGDLEGKWKSFGWSAIDCDGHNVEELLKAFDSTKHQDRPTVIIAHTIKGKGISFMENNVEYHGMIPNDQLKSIARSELEKEMEEWGKI
- a CDS encoding transketolase family protein; amino-acid sequence: MGQNISTNNLYGNALVDIGKKYKKLIVMDADISRASYTCLFKDSFQNRFINVGIAEQNMISIAAGLASMGYILIVNSLAKFISTRSLDQIINSVAYPNLNVNIVGIYSGLSIGKDGATHQCLEDIAIMRAIPNMTVICPGYNDEIETLLEQCIRIDGPVYIRLCEGLGKMTCSKEKLAIGKGIKITSGNDLTIVTTGVMTSIVYRALEEAELISKVELIYLHTLKPIDKYIIIESAEKNKKVLTFEDHNLLGGLGSIVSDILSERKDIIVKKYGINDSFGCSGTFLELIKKFSLSKEDIIDIIKRELLTE
- a CDS encoding lactate utilization protein codes for the protein MGIYDVENKDINKLMKNLKQRNINSCFFSNRLEAKNALINKIPSDSLIAFGGSTTIKELGLVDYLINNQYKVLNRFEKDISKEEKIEIERKSLLADIFITGSNALTIDGELINMDHTGNRVSAMLFGPKKVYIVVGVNKIVNSIEEGIRRVKTVAAPLNAKRAKDEYNPPCLKNGQCVNCNSKDSICNSLVIMSRQYIPERVTIFIINEELGF
- a CDS encoding MFS transporter; protein product: MKVYDTIQKYKKIINNQFLVILIGTFLTALTYSMMFPYFAIYLKEKLLLSATAAATIIMVFTGFRRQGVLIGGILIDRFGHKKLFCIGLFIHVIFYFGMSMTTNYVAILILTILSTIGGALTIPTVRTLTISNVDDQYKVEAFGLRAMTFNFAIAIGPVIGSYVANYSFSTLFIGCGISYFIYFIMVLLTFEEVKSLNKSTKALVTSIKDIKTNRPALIILAMSFIFFFLSSQASSTIPMYLKSSIKVSNIKIGILFTVSAVVSVAFQQIIAGITSKLSYARVFLITLILLTGALSIYIVSENYYMFILSIIIMTFAELICIPVMYSAMIKVAPSNLKGTYSGFAVFFEGLGTSLGVYAGGIFLDKFNLKGGWIVLTLIGVVSIILLKLFAEKTISINTNCTISKS
- a CDS encoding aldehyde dehydrogenase family protein; amino-acid sequence: MKEILKMYINGEWVLSESGKVRNIINPANNEIIVTVTDGTEEDVIKATNAAQKAFYDDDWMGTQAVERARLLYKVADLLEENLNAFAELETLNTGKPIREAETDITKSITCFRYYAGLATKPHGMTYEVPDDIQALVVREPIGVCGIIVPWNFPLLMAVWQLAPALAAGNTIILKPSELTPLTAIKLFEVFEKVGFPKGVVNLVLGNGKNVGAEIAANVDVDKISFTGGTKTGKSIMVAASSNIKKMSLELGGKSPNIVFEDVDLDIAVDYALFSIFTGQGQVCVAGSRLLLQESIYDKFIYKLVERAQKIRVGNGKDKNTEMGPLISEAHMNKVLNYIEIGKNQGATLVCGGNRILDGELQRGFFVEPTIFINTTPNMRIVQEEIFGPVLVVQKFRDEEEAIYLANKTNYGLAGAVFTNDISKAHRVIKKLRAGITWINTYHTTFNEGPWGGYKQSGIGRGLGTFGYEAYTEVKQININMNIKPIDWFSK